TCGTTCCACCGCGTTCCGTTGTTGTCAGACTGGCCTCTTGTGTTCGAGGTGGGGCGCTGTTGACCAAATCTGGATGATTCATAGACTGGACATACTCGGGATCTTCTTTTGTTGTGTATCTCCAGGCACTATAATAATTGGAGTGAACAGACGAAAAATTCACTTGAATGGAATGGTTGTCATCGAGATAATTTCGCACACGCAACCATCGGCGTGGATGCGACAGCTTTAATGCCATGTGGTAATGCGTCCCCCCTGAAGAATGCTGCTCTTGACTACAAACCCACTGCACAATATCAGCTAACCCGCTCCTTGTCTCATTGAATGCTTCCACCACCGTTCTAGCAAAACAATCTCTCGTTTGGAATTTTTCAAGATTGGCTTGACTGTAAGTAATTAAATACACGCTACGCACTTCGCGATGCAAAAGCCTCTCTCGCGATCCCACATGGAGGTCTTCTGAACTTCCATTATCCTGCAAGTGTTCACTTCCCTGGTCACTTTCCTCCTCTGACGTGTCTTCAATACTCTCCTCATAACAGTTAAAATCTCCTTCAGAAGTTGccattatcaaaacaaaaatttactaGCCTTATAATCCTCTTCGCACTTTtacacaacaacagcaacaacacatAATACCCACGCGTTGCCCTAACAATAACTTTCTAAGTCTCACTTTCATCTTCTGCGCGTGCTCAAAGAAATTCCCGCCACTTCAGACATGTAGCTGCTATCTTCTTAGCAAGATTAGGTCCAACGCTAACAAAATAATCATTGAACCTGTTAAAAATTTCCCTCCCATCAGTAACTGGTTCATTGTCCGTCTTAAATTCGGTAACATTTTCTGTCTCTTTTTTCTTCCTGTTGAGTACATCATTTTTGTCTGTTTCATATTCCCATTAGTTATTTCAAATTGACGTTCATAATATTTCTTATATGTTCAGTCTTTGACCACCGAGTCAATTGTTCTTCAACTTCTTCAACCGTTGGGTGAAGAGAAAATCAGTTTCCGAGCTACAATAGACCACGAGCAGTTGTCCTTATTTCCTCACAGCCACGCACGACGAGTGAAATTgttattttatgcaaattagtggtgAAAACGGggcgtgtcacgcaatcgcgCGCTCAACTGTGTCATTGAAAAATAAGCGACTGTTCCCAGTCTGTTCTCAAGCacgacaataaatttaaattgacattttctcaactacgctcagcatttctcaaaaggaTACTCTTTTGCTGAGAAGGGGCCAGAAATTTGAGAGcagaagtttaaattcaaagaatgaagtggcatgccattgttttgaaattatccaTTTGCTTATAAAGGCTCGTTTACACAAAGCGATTTTATCGCGCGACAAGAGCTGCGATAAAATCGCAGCAAAGTTGCACTAAATTTCGAGCATGTTCGAATTTGCGGCGACAAGGCTGCGATCTGTTGCGCTACAAATCGCAGTGAAATCGTCGGCTGTTCACACGCGCGATTTGCTGTCGCCGTAAAATCGATCGCAGCTCTTGTCGCGCGATAAAATAGCTCTGtgtaaagccccatttacacgagcaatttttccttgacaagttttccttgacaaggaaaaattgctcgtgtagatggggaatagtgaacaaattttccttgccaaggaaaatctggcgtgctagcttttccttgacaaggaaaaattgtcaagtctgaaatttgctcgtgtagatggacaacaaggaaaatgtgacaaggaaaacttgtcatatttttcatttacactaccaaggaaaacttgtcaaggaaaacttgtcaaggaaaacttgttagtgtgtacagtcggcaagttttccttgacaagtgaacttgtcaaggaaaaattgctcgtgtaaatggggcttaaacGAGCCTTAAAATAGTAACGCACACCTCTCTTCGCTTTTTAAATACATTCACGCACATTTCCGGTATCCTCTTTCTTGaaaaatttgcagctgtttaaaaattaaaaaaaataccagtcactGCTCCCAGTTTCCACGCTAGCACTCACTTTCTCACTGAAACTCCTAGTATTACtttgattgatttattttgattgattgacacgTTATATTATCGAATTACTTGTAtacagatcgttttcactgtcacgcaataaaaaactatcgagtgcaaaacgctaagaaattgttgttatagaagataaagaaataagacaagttttaggcctctgcgtttccccaaacttcagatattcgtcgaaatgtttcgcagaaatttacagagcccagtatgaaaactccatattggtgtacctcagtggtacaccaatatggcagccggaaaatagtgtaaacatctggaacttactttggctatctaggcgactgattatcagttctgaaaaaacaagcatttacataagcacttttcctaatgctcttacttctaaaagggctcaaaatcatgagataagtatatatttttcaacaaacttgatcgtagccttgtgtcacgcacctacataatctggaaattcaaaatgctctggtttccaaacgaagcacgctattgagctgtgaaattgtcaacagatatagatatgccgcctcttattcCTGATGAGGATagaaactttggtggatctttagttttagattttggaaagtgatgacgtcacgtgaaaacgatctatagtcAAGACACATGAGACTTAAAGGTTATTCAATATTCGTGTTCTTCATAGAGATTACAACCACCAGCTTTAGATGAATCTTCCCCAGTATTTAGAGTtccattttgttgttttataaAAATCGCCCGTTCATCCTCGTCTGATGTAGAGCCATCGTCGTATACTTCTTCAATGTCTGGTAACAACTGAAGCAAAAAGGTTTCGCCGCATATGCAAATACCCCGGTATATCTCGTAGTCTATTATTTCCGCTTGGTTTGGCGGAAAACAACAAGGACAACAGTCAGGAAAGCAGTCAGCTTCGGGCTACGCCCTCAGCTGACTGCAATATATCACATATTGCTGCCGGCCTCAGTAACTATCTAATACTTATTTTTAAGCGTGAAGATATGTTTTCTCACGAAAGGTCACcttgtatttcattggtgttaataattttattttttttatttttttatagaggatcattacatggccgcgcgaggatacgaattttatcttcgagtgctgctctcacgagtgagcgcagcgatcGAATGAGAGATGTTATCAgcacaagaaaataaaattcgAATCCCTTTTACAGGATGTAATACGAACTTCAGTTGCAAGCGAACAGCTCCCAGATGGTTTGATAGCACTCTTGGTTGACCAAGTGCAGCGCAGCGCAATCGCACGGTCGTTGGTTCGAGTCCCGTTTTTGTCAGGCTTCTTTGCATCTTCTCACGTTACTTCATTAACTGCGATGATCCCATGCATGTAGAATCTAAATATAGCCGGGGCTGAAAAAACGACTGTTGTATGTTCCTGCTAATGAGCTCTTGGTCCTATTACAGGTTTGTACGGGTGGTGAGGATGGTGGACCGTACGATAAACTAGGAGATCAGAGCACTGCATCGTGTGGAGAAGATCCAGACACAGGAAGACCGGAACTGGTTTACAAGACAGCGTATGTAGCGGAATTGCATCTATCCACTCTTTTAAAACTCCCAAGCGGGTTCTCAAAAGAGAAATATAATCCTGGAATAGTGacaattttcttcctttttatgTGTTCTCGTAATTACAATAAGTAcaatacaataactttatttgaAGAGGGAAGCGTAATAACCTAtcacagttttctaacttacggCCCTCAACTTACGGCCCTCAACTCAACTTAACTTACGGTAATTCGCGTCTTAACCTACACCACACACCCAGGCTCAATTCTTTGTTTCTTGCAGAGCAAATGAGTCATAGCGGAGCTCTGGGCGCTCGCTttcgcgcggagcaccataattaaagaaaatatggcagcctatcgatgcgagaaattttgttttatagctatgacgttATCGACCGTCCGCATGttcacccatccatgtatgccaatgtgactagTATCACGCTAtcacgctagtttacagcatacatattTCATATTacacatccatgttatggtcaattgacacctgtcaaatcaGGATATCCGTTGACctgtatcacgtgaccatatcgcgggctcaaatttagagctcatggctgtttcttttttttaagttgaccgctcaccaagtactggttttcgattagATCGCAGGCCCAGCCCAGGTTATTACTCACCCAAGCATAAACAAGGCTTTacttttcgcgcgctttctgtggctcgatgcgGCTACACGGCGATATTACGTCAACTATTAGCCCTTGGCAGTCAACGCTTGTCGTGTTCCGGTgtaaaacggtttggaaaatgttttctttctgcatttttcgctggtgtCAATGTAGTTTGACATATCTCGTTAgttgtggtccacactggtggctacgaaGTGTTTCAAGggaagcatcggagggatataaacttaaagctgagcgtttatttttaatttgtttagagctgcttttttctctgtattgaaATTTTTTGCCATAtatttagaagctctgataaggttgcatgatgcctggagaacctatgattaaaaaaaaaaagtaatattttAATAGGATCTTCCATCATGGATTTtcagatactatttacaaaaatgtttgataaaatgactgatataaaaataaaatgactgATATTAAAATTATGATGAATTTTATAATGAAGATATAAAAGTCCCTAAGATATGCTGGAGTCCTTAAGAAACGAATTCAACAATTGGCTTTTCAAAGTCTTTTTGAAGCTACGAAGGTTTGTGTTTTCTCTGACATCAGCGTTCAGGTTGTTCCAAATTTTTACGCCTCTATAAGCAAAGGTACGTTAACCTGCTGCTGTTCTAAAGAGTAGTATTTGTATAGTGTTTGCGTTCCGTGTGTTACGGGTGTGGATTTTTGAACGCTTTTTGAATTTGCTAGTGAGATATTGTGGAGCTataccatttatgcatttgaaTGCTAAGATTGAGTCTCTATATTGTAATTGTTCTCGAACAGGGAGCCAGTTCAGAAGACGTAGCAATGGTGTCACATTGTCGGATTTCTTTGAGTTCGTGATGATCTTACATGTAAAGGTTTGGATCGACTGTATTTTGTTGATATTCTGCGCTGTAGTGTTTGACCAGACGGAAGAACAGTACAGCATTTTACTGAAGACGACTGATTCTATCAGAAGGTGGAGAGTTTCCTTGTCAAAACTTTTCCTGACCCGGTTAATCTGAGAAAGCTTGGAAAAGCATGATGACACTATGCTTGTGATGTGATGGTCATAGGTTAAATGAGGGTCGAGTAGAACCCCCAAGTCCTTAGCTGATTCTGATGGCTTCAACTTTTTTCCTAAGAATGACATGCTGAGATCTTCAGGTAGTCTGCTAAGCATCTGCCTGGTTCCAAGGAGTAAGAATTTAGTTTTGTCGGGGTTAATTAGTAGATGGTTCTCGCAAAGCCATTGGGCTGTTCAAAGAAGATCTTGTTCGAGCTTTAGGATGGACTGGTCTATATCACTAAGTTGAAATGATAGAAATAGCTTTAAATCGTCCACGTAAGACTCAATTTGGCAAGAGGTCGTTGTCGATGGTTAGTCATTCaagtaaatgcaaaacagtAATGGCGACAGGATTGCACCTTGAGGGACACCTTGGGTAACAGGTAGAGAGTCAGAATGAGTGGAATTGATTCTGACATACTAGCAGCGGTTTGATAAATAGCTCCTGAACCATTCAACAGTAGAGGGCGAGGCACTAACGGTTGACAGTTTTTCCAATAGTTTTTCGTGGTTTATACTGTCAAAGGCCTTGGAGAGGTCTAGGAGCACTAGCgcagttatttttttgtcattcatAGCTTCAAGGACGTTGTCTGTAAGGAGTATGTTCAAATTCTCCATCGAGTGAGACTTTTTGTTCCCGTTTTGATGCGATGTAAGTAGCTTATTTTCTGTGAGATGGCTGTTAAATTGATCTAAAACAATTCTTTCGCAGACTTTAGAAGCTATGGGTGGAAGTGAGATCGGTCTATTATTTGCTGCTACTTCGTGATCTCCATCTTTCAAGATTGGGATGACTTCTGCTTCTTTCCATTTAGCCGGGAAAGAACTGGTTAGGATAGAACAATTGATGATATCAGTTAATGGGACTAGTATAAAATCAAGGCAATCTTTGAGTACGCGAGCTGTAACTTTATCTGGACCGGGAGATTTATCTATTGGTAGCGATTTGACAACTCGGCGGACCTCTTCGCATGATACAGATTTTAGATTGAAAAGACCTGGAGTGTTAGAGCTTGGATTGGTATCCGATAGCCGGAACCTGGCTGTTATGTTGTTCTTTTCCATGGGGCTTTGCGATGCTTCAGCGGCGTTTTGGCCAACTTTCGAGAAAAACGGGTTAAATTCGTTGGCAATGGTTGACAGGTCTTTTGTATAAGAGGACTGTTGGTTTTCTTTGGAAGGTACAGCACGGTTGATTATCTTCCACCGCGCTCTGGGGctgtttttgttagcttgcaCATCATGGAACGTGTAATTGTTTTCCGCATCACACAATATTTTCTTGACCCGGTCTCGAGACTGCTTGAAATTACACCAGTCCGTCCCATCGCTTGTTTGTACGAACTTTTTGAGAAGAATATCTCTCAGCTTCAACATATCTTTGATTTCCTTGTTGACAAATGGACAGGGTCTGCCACGAATCTTGATTTGTTTTTGAGGGGCATGTGAATCGAGTGTGTGCTGTAGAGTTTCCATTAAGTTTTCCAGTTTGGAGTCGACGTCTGGTTTATCAAAAGTGGTAAGTAATGCGTCTGCTTCTTATGCAAGATCACATGCAAATTGTTTTCCGTTGTAGTGCTTGTAACTTCGAGTGGTTACGTATTGAGGAACGGTCTTCTGTTTCTTGTTCTTGAGTTTCGCAAAAACAATTGAGTGATCACTAATTGGTCTATGTATTACGCCGCTGTTACTAACGGAGCAGTTGGGGGGTACCAAGATGACGTCGAGCAACGTTTGAGTGTGTGGAGTTATCCGGGTAGGTGTTGAGATGAGTTGTTTCAAATTCATTTCAGAACAAAATTTCTCCAGGGCTTTGAACTTTGGACAGGATTTTTCAAGACCACCCAGAATGATGATCGTTTACTTAGAGTCAATGCTTGGATGTAGTTTGGTTTAAGAACTCCCTCAAAAGAACTCAGGGGAGAGTCGTCTGGTCAGTAGGTCACGCAGATGACAAcagattttaatttaattaaaaaaaaagaaaggagaaaaaaaagagaacgataacgacaaaacagaataccaataatagctcaaactttttaattaaattaaaaaaagaaagtagagagaaagagaacgataacgacaaaacagaataccaataatagctcaaacttagtggaagaagttactcctcAAATGTTTTCCTTGGgaactaaaccgtttgttatttttatggctgcgtattttttaaaaagtggtttaatcggctTTTCCTTTGTTGAGGAATGAatctcgaatttttattctcagctggaattaaataacaattgtCTGTACTTTTTTAGACataaagaaatagttgatttgtttgtttgttttgctctaaaatgcgagcgaacaagtgcttttctaatccgtttgcccaactgtttttcgatctgcgtcgacagtgacaagaaaattgtgcccttatgttataaacacgtaattgcaatgagttctcgtaaaattagggagaaatatcactcggttgtgttttcagaagtttgtttaaagcacctaaaggtaatttgttgggacggatcttgtttgaagtttatcctttcttggttgcattgccgtattttgccgattcttgttccaagccaagctggcgtgtttcaatgaaatatatGTACATTAAAATgcgaatgatctcgttttcagagaataaagtacatcagtaaaattctattttgaccttgaactgacaaagatTCTTGACGGTTtgtaattttagcgtgattcctattcgctggctattgacagtcgACTCGggaatggcttttttttcccCTATCCATTCgttcgctgagggtgtgcttgttttcttttaaaacttatgCAATTCGAGAAAACCTCATTGCCGAAATGGTGGATTGcaaagcaagtttcaatcgaaaaaccgatatcatactcatcgcttcgtgattcgcGCGATATAGGTTTCtcgcgtgaaatttaccgtggaattcactagttgaGCAATGAATTTTCATCTAGAaggaagcaaagaaaatgacttaCAGTAACCAGAAACACAAAACAATTCGAAAACCTCTTTTTTCCACTAACCCTACAGACAGTAAGAATGAATAACCAGGGAggtccgcttttaggcttggttaaATCTATAGATTACTGAAGTTAATGAATCACTAAATCGCTTTCCATCTGACTTGCAGCAATTATGGTGGAGAGCAATATCATGTTAGAGTGATTCTAACATGTGACTGGAGTAAGGAATCACCAGACTTCGAGCACATCAACCGTAAAGGACTCCGTTGGGTAAGTCTTAGCAGTCATATAGAGCGTGTTTGCTCATGTGATcagcagccatatttgcatactaaaacaaaaggaggaaaTTTCATAAGAACGGacttcaattcccaaaagaatatttcattcctccaacatggctgccgtctGGGTGGCGTCATGAGAACATACTCTTTTGGAAGTCATTTTTTGGATGCATTTCGAGCTTATCAGTAGATGCTAATGCTAtcatgaaaacaatgaaaagaatttgtggcGCAAGTATTTCTCAGTGTAGAGCCAGATAATGCACAGTGGTGCACAGGTGTGACGAGACAACGTCTTTTAGttgatttattttaaaagtTGCACTGTCCTTTCTCATCAGGTATTTTTACTTACCCACCGCTGTGCATGTCCGAATGGATGCCCAGCGGATCCTAGTCCAACCACTAAGACAACTGCACCTCCCAGCAAGGCAACTGGGAAAACATCTAGTTCAACAACTGGGACAACTGGCTTTTCTGCGGGTTCAATGTATACCTTTGTACCACCAATCCACGGTACGTAGAATTTCGTTACTGTTGCATCCAAGCAGTTCATGACAGCACTTAAAAACCTCGTCACGTTTTTATCAACAGCGGAATATCTGAATACCTGAAGGGACAACAATGCTTATCTATTGATGACTTTGCCCTTCATAGCAACAACGGGTATTTCTTTGTCTTTGCAGGTTTTCCATATGAGTCGTTGACGCCGCTTGGTATTTTACTTGTGGCACTCGGAATTGTGACGTCCGTAATCCTTGCAGTCCTCTTAATATGTTTTTGTCTTACACGGTGGCGCCATAACGAGGACAATGGTATCAGGCAACATCTCCTAGCTAATGCACAGAATGCGGTCGAAGTAACTGAAAACACTTTCCCTAAATCAAATGATGGAGGTAGAATTGGAAATCTACTCAATGTATCTCAGTCACTTCCAGTGAACTCGCCGAAATCGGACTGCAACATTACGGTGTCTAAGAAAGATGACTTCAACAAAATCAAGATCGCTTGCGGGCCTGTTTGATATGGGGTCGCGGAGACTAAGAAATGGAgcgaaaaagagaagaaaatagAAACAGAGACAGCTGCAGCTTTTAATTGGCTTGAAATAAGTGGCGTTAAAATTGCTGACCGACGTTTGCTGAAAATGTGGCTCCAGGTTTCTCGAATATAACTTCTGTATGCATACACTTTAACCTCGATTTTTGAATAAAATCTCCATAACGATGTCCTCAGAATAAACAACGAAACTCTTCTGCCTACTTCTATTAAAATGTCTGGAACGGAGCCTCGATACAACTAAGCACTAAATTTTGCCAGTACATTGGTTCTCCGTTATATCGAGTTTCCACTGAAATTGGACGTTCTATACACCTCGGAAAAGAATAAATTTATATGGATCATGCGAAGTAGTATTCCATACCCAACAACGTTCATTTTATAGTTTCCATAAATAATGCTGATAAGAGTTAATAGGGACTTACAGAGGTACTCACGATACTATATCGATTGGTTAATTGATGGACTGGTTGATTGGTTGGctgcttgattgattgattaattgatttgtCAGacaattatataaaacaaacacTTGGAAAAAGTGGCCAAGTACCCTAAAAAGAAACCCAAGGACTTTTAATTTTAGGCTTCTTCACAAATTTAAGGCTCAAGACAAGCGTTCCATTGTGATTTAATGGTAGAGGTTTGAGATTATGCCATGCCATTCTTTCCTGATCCTTTCGTCATAATGAGTATAAGTTGAAGAAATTGTCTATCTGATAGAATCCACCCACTCTTTGCAATATGTTGGGGACGATTTAGGGTGAGTTCGATTGACTGTTTTCTGGAgattataacaataataataataataataataataataataataataattattattattattattatacaggaTAACCCTTTCATTGTAATAAGCACTGGTATCAAAGGGGGTCATGTTATTAAAATGCTtaagtaaaaatacaaaaagtctaaaaagtaaaaaaaaaaaaaaaaaaaaaaaagaaaactattacATGACCGATATCAATAAAAGGTGATGTACATTAGGAAAAAGTCTTTATTGCCCCTTGAGAAAGGattcttttaatttaattacAATATGGTGAGGAAAACCGTTAAATTCCATCGTGCCTGTAAAATAAAAAGATCTCTCTGGGACCTCAAAGCTGACTTTTAGAAAATGAATGTCATTACCAGTCCAGGattgttatcaattttgatAACCGTGTtacgtcacaacatggcggccattgcAGAAATCGGAGGATTTTGTATACACTTCACTTTATTCGTTTTTCGTTGGGAACTAGTTGGGTTATCTATCCAAAATTCTATTCGATATGGACAACAAAGGAACATTCTTCGCGTTTGTCAAAGATGGCGGTGGCAGAGCGGGTTGAACGGTTGGAAATGTTAACTGTAAAGTGGGACAGTGCATGAAATTTGATCCCAAAGTCAGGTACGTTTTCCACTTTGTCGTTAGATTAAAGGCACTTGTAGATTTTTCcagcatttgcaaaaaaaaatgtcgaTATCTTCAAGTCTTTTACTTAACTTTTCACGTGTTTTTGCTGTTGTGCACGATCTATTAAAAATGTGCAAGGGGGTATTTTGATTTGCGATGTGCTGTTAATAATGGCGCCCATAATTGATTGATTTACTCCTACAAACCTAGGCGTTGAGATGGCGGAAGCTGATGCCCACACGAAACTTGTGCAAACTTGTGTAGATTTTGTGGCTCTACAGCGTCGAAAAAGACTGAAAggcctaaaaataaattcaaggaTGATTTTTAACGATATTTTGGTATCAATTCTGAAAAGTGCAGTGGAAGGCTTAACGCTTTAGTACGTGACACAAGAACAATGCCTGTCAAAAACGTGATGGCCGTCGATCCCCTGCTAAGTGTAGCAAAACACAACTTTAGTTCCATTATGTTTGGATCCAACCTGGTTATGCATTCAATTGCACGCAGCAGAATGTGGCAGTGGAAATTTATGGAAAACTTCATCCGGGTCGTCAGTATAACATTATGAAATCCTGGTTAAATGGTTCCCTGCTATGCCAGAAGGAGACATTCTGACTGCCATAGATAATGATCAGGTTTTGTTAAAGAAGTGGACTGGGTGCAAAGATAAGCATGCTGCATCTTGACATGTGTGTGTTATACAGAGGTTGGTACCAATGCATGTTGCAGTTTTGCAAAGAGATGAGAAACTTGCACCAAGGTAATGCAAATGccacaatttataatttatgaatCCTACCACccacattttgtaattttgaatattttttgcaaGTCTCTTCTCTGTTTAAATTGTCCATTATGGGGACTATTTTGATCATTACCAAATCCCCAAATTGTTAGGACTGAAGAGTGACTGAAATGCATGAAGAAACCATTCTTTATCTATTAGCTGTGTTAAATTATAaacataaaatgttttttttttctttttgtttatcaACATTAATATTTTGTACAATTATGCAGTAGCTTAATTAAACCTGACAACTGTTTTTTAGAAAAAGCCTTGAGATTTATTTAGCAggattttttcttcaatgtgTAGTTCCATAAAATGTCCATTCCTGCCCCACAAAAGGTGCATTTTGACACCCCTTCACCAATCTGGAAATTCTAATGAGGTTTCTTTGAGTGTTTTGGTCTTTCTGCACCCTTCCTCTCCCTGGAATTTGAAAtcctttgtgtgtgtgtgtgtgtgtatatggagatttttttttagtaCGGAGTCTATGGATTTTGCATGTAActtgaacaaaatatattttgatgaaagaTTGTGGACCAGATTTTCTTCACATTGACAGCTTTTTAATGGGGACTGCTTTTCATAATTataaaatttcttttataaggaagatatctgtttacaaacattgacatcAAATTTCTTGAGATATTTAAAAAAGCCAACCACTGAATaaaagaaccctttgtttcGGCATCCAATAAGGCTCcagttggcacattaatattaATAGGTGATGTCATTGATATCCTCACTATATAGCAAGCTGAGCTAGAGTCAATTGCCTGAAAGAGGAGGGGTGGGCTGACTGTTTTCATAATCAACTAACACATTTGACAACATATGTACTTGCAGagtggtttaattttaattgaacGTTTTTATTAATGTTGTTACTTGATCatactttttttaaattcattaaCAGTAAATGGCCTAAAAGATTGGAAGAAGCAAAGACTGAAACAGCATCTCCTAGATGATTTCTCTGCCACATCTGATGATGTCATGCTATTGCATAAAGAGGCAAGTAAAGGAAGATTGTCATtgacaaaatataataaatattataaaacttgAAATACTTTGTACATA
Above is a window of Montipora capricornis isolate CH-2021 chromosome 6, ASM3666992v2, whole genome shotgun sequence DNA encoding:
- the LOC138052344 gene encoding uncharacterized protein isoform X2; this translates as MFPSCWVSYFTCLVLLCTFLKYQGASITHGRCICPGVNGTYNLTSLQSTDDKPRFHTGREKWGYIYYYNPCSSFVKLDSSGDKGLCINDAAVCTGGEDGGPYDKLGDQSTASCGEDPDTGRPELVYKTANYGGEQYHVRVILTCDWSKESPDFEHINRKGLRWVFLLTHRCACPNGCPADPSPTTKTTAPPSKATGKTSSSTTGTTGFSAGSMYTFVPPIHGFPYESLTPLGILLVALGIVTSVILAVLLICFCLTRWRHNEDNGIRQHLLANAQNAVEVTENTFPKSNDGGRIGNLLNVSQSLPVNSPKSDCNITVSKKDDFNKIKIACGPV
- the LOC138052344 gene encoding uncharacterized protein isoform X1 — encoded protein: MSNMFPSCWVSYFTCLVLLCTFLKYQGASITHGRCICPGVNGTYNLTSLQSTDDKPRFHTGREKWGYIYYYNPCSSFVKLDSSGDKGLCINDAAVCTGGEDGGPYDKLGDQSTASCGEDPDTGRPELVYKTANYGGEQYHVRVILTCDWSKESPDFEHINRKGLRWVFLLTHRCACPNGCPADPSPTTKTTAPPSKATGKTSSSTTGTTGFSAGSMYTFVPPIHGFPYESLTPLGILLVALGIVTSVILAVLLICFCLTRWRHNEDNGIRQHLLANAQNAVEVTENTFPKSNDGGRIGNLLNVSQSLPVNSPKSDCNITVSKKDDFNKIKIACGPV